A single Lactuca sativa cultivar Salinas chromosome 8, Lsat_Salinas_v11, whole genome shotgun sequence DNA region contains:
- the LOC111914285 gene encoding uncharacterized protein LOC111914285, with amino-acid sequence MSRCFPYPPPGYSRNGATYEALIESIKLQKENDKAKSERKKEKRAKKEKKEKKEKRKDSEKSKLQKNPNESQQDSHSKQFPPLNIKRKEHTIEQLEKSDLTEEHGQPVDSHKPSYSSDSTQNSNKRKRDDPVVHDDSNHVKPIKIRLFKKQKGPDSIKETSCSVSGRIDQQNLSNVPLLQSNSNSINGQRTPIPIPIPIPVPVPVPSIRKTGIPGTSTSYDRKQSAPVSLQSRKGDVAVLHSSIQQQKIPIPGYRRPLEQVIPTPSPSPIPPSAPSVSRKLDASMVSSSGRMTSDEIKFQKKKDPISEIPLNVGPTTRFEKKLQKKHLKYEKLIGSWVPPVLEAQVAADGGDDDWLLGSRKTRGGARSAMKDDVETCREMTWQPCARFLVEADVYALPYTVPF; translated from the exons ATGTCTCGGTGCTTTCCGTACCCTCCTCCTGGTTATAGTAGGAACGGAGCTACATATGAGGCCTTGATCGAATCGATTAAG CTCCAGAAGGAAAACGATAAGGCCAAATCAGaaaggaagaaggagaagagggcaaagaaagagaagaaagaaaaaaaagaaaaaagaaaagactCAGAGAAGTCAAAGCTACAAAAAAACCCAAATGAAAGTCAACAAGATTCCCATTCTAAACAGTTCCCACCATTAAACATCAAGAGAAAAGAGCATACAATTGAACAGTTGGAAAAGAGTGATCTAACCGAAGAACATGGTCAACCCGTTGACTCTCACAAGCCAAGTTACTCATCAGACAGCACACAGAACAGTAACAAAAGGAAAAGAGATGATCCTGTTGTACACGATGACTCTAATCATG TGAAACCAATCAAGATTCGATTATTCAAGAAGCAGAAAGGACCTGATTCTATCAAAGAAACTTCATGTTCTGTTTCTGGGAGAATTGATCAACAGAATCTTTCCAATGTCCCATTACTGCAATCTAATTCCAATTCCATTAATGGGCAAAGAACACCTATTCCGATTCCGATTCCAATTCCAGTTCCAGTTCCAGTTCCAAGTATCCGAAAGACCGGAATCCCTGGAACATCCACAAGTTATGATAGAAAACAATCAGCTCCTGTTTCATTACAATCAAGAAAGGGTGACGTGGCAGTGCTTCATTCTTCTATACAACAACAAAAAATTCCAATTCCAGGTTACAGAAGGCCATTGGAACAAGTGATTCCAACTCCATCTCCATCTCCAATTCCACCTTCTGCTCCATCTGTTTCAAGAAAGCTTGATGCATCAATGGTGTCAAGTTCAGGGAGAATGACAAGTGATGAAATCAAATTTCAGAAGAAAAAAGATCCAATCAGTGAGATTCCATTGAACGTGGGTCCTACCACAAGATTTGAGAAGAAGTTGCAGAAGAAGCATTTGAAGTATGAAAAGTTGATAGGGAGTTGGGTCCCACCTGTTCTTGAAGCTCAGGTCGCTgctgatggtggtgatgatgattggTTGTTGGGGAGCAGGAAGACAAGAGGAGGTGCCAGGTCAGCGATGAAGGATGATGTGGAGACATGTCGGGAGATGACGTGGCAGCCATGTGCGAGGTTCTTAGTGGAGGCAGATGTTTACGCATTGCCGTATACTGTTCCTTTCTGA